A stretch of the Neisseria sp. DTU_2020_1000833_1_SI_GRL_NUU_006 genome encodes the following:
- the ribD gene encoding bifunctional diaminohydroxyphosphoribosylaminopyrimidine deaminase/5-amino-6-(5-phosphoribosylamino)uracil reductase RibD: MFDCIDTQMMQNALALARLGRFSTSPNPRVGCVIAHGSQIVGQGFHVKAGEPHAEVHALRQAGKMARGATAYVTLEPCSHYGRTPPCAEALIGSGVSRVVAAMTDPNPLVAGKGLAMLEAAGIRTESGLLETEARELNRGFLSRIERGRPFVRIKCAASLDGKTALADGRSYWITGEAARADVQTLRAESCAVLTGIGTVLADNPRLNVRTFPTLRQPARIVLDSKLQTPLNSHIISDDLSPTVIVTAVDDEERLKPYRAFNHIRILRSSENAAGRIDLAALLPQLADLGYGELMVEAGATLTSAFIKSGLADEIVLYQASKILGEGKSLLTLPANPAVLASEGGWESRSVELIGQDVKWVLRKK; encoded by the coding sequence ATGTTTGATTGTATTGATACCCAAATGATGCAAAACGCCCTTGCCCTTGCGCGGCTCGGGCGTTTTTCCACTTCCCCCAATCCCCGCGTCGGCTGCGTGATTGCACACGGCAGCCAAATCGTCGGGCAGGGGTTTCATGTCAAAGCGGGCGAACCGCATGCCGAAGTACACGCGCTGCGGCAGGCAGGCAAAATGGCACGCGGTGCGACGGCTTATGTGACACTCGAACCGTGTAGCCATTACGGCCGTACGCCGCCCTGCGCCGAAGCCCTGATCGGCTCGGGCGTGTCGCGCGTGGTTGCCGCCATGACCGATCCCAATCCTCTGGTGGCAGGCAAAGGTTTGGCAATGCTCGAAGCCGCAGGCATCCGCACCGAAAGCGGTTTGCTGGAAACCGAAGCGCGCGAACTCAACCGCGGTTTCCTCTCCCGTATCGAACGCGGCCGCCCGTTCGTCCGCATCAAATGCGCCGCCAGCCTGGACGGCAAAACCGCGCTCGCCGACGGACGCAGCTACTGGATTACCGGCGAAGCCGCAAGGGCGGACGTACAAACCTTACGCGCGGAAAGCTGCGCCGTCTTAACCGGCATCGGCACGGTGCTTGCCGACAACCCGCGCCTCAACGTCCGCACCTTCCCGACACTGCGCCAACCTGCGCGTATCGTGTTGGACAGCAAACTGCAAACGCCGTTGAACAGCCACATAATTTCAGACGACCTCAGCCCCACCGTCATCGTAACCGCCGTCGATGATGAAGAACGCCTCAAACCATACCGCGCGTTCAATCATATCCGCATCTTGAGGTCGTCTGAAAACGCCGCCGGACGTATAGACCTTGCCGCACTGCTGCCCCAATTGGCAGATCTGGGCTACGGCGAGCTTATGGTCGAAGCGGGCGCGACGCTGACTTCCGCCTTTATCAAATCAGGCTTGGCAGACGAAATCGTGCTGTACCAAGCGTCGAAAATCTTAGGCGAAGGCAAAAGCCTGCTTACTCTCCCCGCCAACCCCGCCGTTTTGGCTTCGGAAGGCGGGTGGGAAAGCCGTTCGGTAGAGCTGATCGGGCAGGACGTAAAATGGGTTTTGCGTAAAAAATAG
- the nrdR gene encoding transcriptional regulator NrdR, translated as MKCPFCQHPNTQVTDSRLLEETNSIRRRRRCLECGQRFSTFETVEMRMPQVIKSNGTRVAFNPHKLKTSLERALHKRPIAQEKIDETVALIEQRLYQSGKKEVPSRMVGEMAMEELAKTDQVAYVRFASVYKSFNDVSEFTQAIATLVQTDGK; from the coding sequence ATGAAATGTCCGTTTTGTCAGCATCCCAATACTCAAGTTACAGATTCGCGGCTCTTGGAAGAGACGAACAGTATCCGCCGCCGCCGCCGCTGTTTGGAGTGCGGACAGCGGTTCAGCACGTTTGAAACGGTTGAAATGAGGATGCCGCAGGTGATTAAATCCAACGGTACGCGCGTGGCGTTTAATCCGCACAAGCTGAAAACCAGTTTGGAACGGGCTTTGCACAAACGCCCGATCGCCCAGGAAAAAATCGATGAAACGGTCGCGCTGATTGAGCAGCGCCTGTATCAGTCGGGCAAAAAGGAAGTACCGTCGCGTATGGTGGGGGAAATGGCGATGGAAGAATTGGCCAAAACAGATCAGGTCGCCTATGTCCGCTTTGCTTCCGTGTATAAAAGTTTCAACGACGTATCCGAGTTTACCCAGGCAATCGCCACGCTGGTGCAGACCGACGGCAAATAG